One Pongo pygmaeus isolate AG05252 chromosome 10, NHGRI_mPonPyg2-v2.0_pri, whole genome shotgun sequence genomic window carries:
- the LOC129009558 gene encoding mediator of RNA polymerase II transcription subunit 28, which yields MAAPLGGMFSGQPPGPPQAPPGLPGQASLLQAAPGAPRPSSSTLVDELESSFEACFASLVSQDYVNGTDQEEIRTGVDQCIQKFLDIARQTECFFLQKRLQLSVQKPEQVIKEDVSELRNELQRKDALVQKHLTKLRHWQQVLEDINVQHKKPADIPQGSLAYLEQASANIPAPLKPT from the coding sequence ATGGCGGCTCCGCTAGGGGGTATGTTTTCTGGGCAGCCCCCCGGGCCCCCTCAGGCCCCGCCGGGCCTTCCGGGCCAAGCTTCGCTTCTTCAGGCAGCTCCAGGCGCTCCTAGACCTTCCAGCAGCACTTTGGTGGACGAGTTGGAGTCATCTTTCGAGGCTTGCTTTGCGTCTCTGGTGAGTCAGGACTATGTCAATGGCACCGATCAGGAAGAAATTCGAACTGGTGTTGATCAGTGTATCCAGAAGTTTCTGGATATTGCAAGACAGACAGAAtgttttttcttacaaaaaagaTTGCAGTTATCTGTCCAGAAACCAGAGCAAGTTATCAAAGAGGATGTGTCGGAACTAAGGAATGAATTACAGCGGAAAGATGCGCTAGTCCAGAAGCACTTGACAAAGCTGAGGCATTGGCAGCAGGTGCTGGAGGACATCAACGTGCAGCACAAAAAGCCCGCCGACATCCCTCAGGGCTCCTTGGCCTACCTGGAGCAGGCATCTGCCAACATCCCTGCACCTCTGAAGCCAACGTGA